A DNA window from Hymenobacter aquaticus contains the following coding sequences:
- a CDS encoding LacI family DNA-binding transcriptional regulator, whose translation MSTHRASISDLAAQLNLSVSTVSRALSDHSRISDATKKRVWELARALNYQPNQLAAALRKGRSNTLGVVVPHIDGQFFALVVKGIETIANQAGFNVMICQSNEDAAQEQKNVETLVNAQVDGILLSLSLSTHDYRYLEDVRRRDIPLVFFDRALESTDVSAVVLDDYLGGYEAVCHLIEQGCRHIAHLGGPQHLNICRNRYQGYADALRHYNIPVDDNLVHFSDLSMQDGRQGMELLLSQAPQVDAVFSCNDLALVGAMQIVKRRGLRIPQDVALAGFSNELFDSLTEPMLTSVDQRCEEMGRTAVQLLLEMIHEGVSKVAPRQVVLQPKLLIRESSQRSGVLLPNQMAS comes from the coding sequence GTGTCTACTCATCGCGCCTCCATATCAGATTTAGCAGCTCAGTTAAACTTGTCTGTCTCGACCGTTTCACGGGCCCTGAGTGACCATAGCCGCATCAGCGACGCTACCAAAAAGCGGGTCTGGGAGCTGGCCCGGGCGCTCAACTACCAGCCCAACCAACTGGCGGCCGCCCTACGCAAGGGGCGCAGCAACACGTTGGGCGTGGTGGTACCGCACATCGACGGGCAGTTTTTCGCCCTGGTGGTTAAGGGCATCGAAACCATTGCCAACCAGGCGGGCTTCAACGTGATGATCTGCCAGTCGAATGAGGATGCGGCCCAGGAGCAGAAAAACGTGGAAACCCTGGTCAACGCGCAGGTCGATGGCATTTTGCTGTCGTTGTCGTTGTCGACGCACGACTACCGCTACCTGGAAGACGTGCGGCGGCGGGATATTCCGCTGGTATTCTTTGACCGCGCCCTGGAAAGCACTGACGTAAGCGCCGTAGTGCTGGATGACTATCTGGGAGGCTACGAGGCGGTCTGTCACCTTATCGAGCAGGGTTGCCGGCACATTGCCCACCTGGGGGGGCCGCAGCACCTGAATATCTGCCGCAACCGCTACCAGGGCTACGCCGATGCGTTGCGCCACTACAATATTCCGGTGGATGACAACCTGGTGCACTTCAGCGACCTGTCGATGCAGGACGGGCGGCAGGGCATGGAGCTCCTGCTAAGCCAGGCACCGCAGGTAGACGCGGTATTTTCCTGCAACGACCTGGCCCTGGTGGGCGCCATGCAAATCGTGAAGCGCCGGGGGCTGCGCATTCCGCAGGACGTGGCGTTGGCCGGCTTCAGCAACGAGCTGTTTGATTCCCTGACCGAGCCCATGCTGACCTCCGTTGACCAGCGCTGCGAGGAAATGGGCCGTACGGCCGTGCAGCTGCTGCTGGAAATGATTCACGAGGGCGTAAGTAAGGTGGCGCCGCGCCAAGTGGTGCTGCAACCCAAGCTCCTGATTCGGGAGTCGTCGCAGCGCAGTGGCGTACTACTGCCCAACCAGATGGCCAGCTAG
- a CDS encoding ASCH/PUA domain-containing protein, whose protein sequence is MKTNNSLTDFSAAASARRTHELKIWPACFAAVESGAKPFDVRENDRDFQVGDVLLLREYEPGAEQYSGRTVLRAISYVLLGGSFGLEAGWCVVGFGSLPPLPPGINDTRLW, encoded by the coding sequence ATGAAAACGAATAACTCTCTCACCGATTTTTCTGCGGCCGCTTCCGCCCGCCGCACCCACGAGCTGAAGATCTGGCCCGCCTGCTTTGCCGCCGTCGAGTCGGGGGCCAAGCCCTTCGACGTGCGCGAAAACGACCGGGACTTCCAGGTGGGCGACGTGCTGCTGCTGCGCGAGTACGAGCCCGGCGCCGAGCAATACAGTGGCCGCACCGTGCTGCGGGCCATCAGCTACGTGCTGCTCGGCGGCTCTTTCGGCCTCGAAGCGGGGTGGTGCGTCGTCGGCTTCGGCTCCTTGCCTCCCCTACCGCCGGGCATCAACGACACGCGCCTGTGGTAG
- a CDS encoding MFS transporter has protein sequence MPRLLLTHRPEVPVSLNRARWAVTLIFFLHGLLFANWAARLPELELRYGIEHRELGQVLFCNAVGAWCAMPLAGWLLTRLGSRRLTTIGALLFCAFIPGLGLLHSVGQLMGLFLALGAATGLLDVAMNSQAILVEKQRQRPVMSSFHAAFSLGGMLGAAAGALAARFSIAYAVHLLSFSAVAIALVVAAAAALLPEAAPETEADSPPARSGFQWPSRVVLALGVVAFCCMLGEGAMADWSTIYLVQDTHASPALAPLGYAAFSFTMALGRICGDWLGVQVGQQRLVVVGGLLALAGLLGLLLVPLTAVGIGGLFLIGLGLSTVIPTVFSATGQQHNMAPGLALSMVSTIGYGGFLLGPPLIGWLADLLTLRLALGVVAGLFVVMVALALALPLVAPHRKLAGLGSH, from the coding sequence ATGCCCCGACTGCTGCTGACTCACCGCCCCGAGGTGCCGGTTTCCCTGAACCGTGCCCGCTGGGCGGTAACGCTGATTTTCTTTCTGCACGGATTGCTGTTTGCCAACTGGGCCGCCCGCCTGCCCGAACTGGAGCTCCGCTACGGTATCGAGCACCGGGAGCTGGGCCAGGTGTTGTTTTGTAATGCCGTGGGTGCCTGGTGCGCCATGCCGCTGGCCGGCTGGCTGCTGACCCGGCTCGGCAGCCGCCGCCTCACCACCATCGGCGCGCTGCTGTTTTGCGCGTTCATTCCGGGGCTGGGGCTGCTGCACAGCGTCGGCCAGCTGATGGGGCTTTTTCTGGCCCTGGGCGCGGCCACTGGCCTGCTCGACGTGGCCATGAACTCCCAGGCTATTCTGGTGGAAAAGCAGCGGCAGCGCCCGGTTATGTCGTCGTTTCACGCCGCTTTTAGCCTGGGCGGCATGCTGGGAGCCGCCGCCGGGGCCCTGGCCGCCCGTTTCAGCATTGCCTACGCGGTGCACCTGCTGAGCTTCTCCGCCGTGGCCATTGCCTTGGTGGTAGCCGCCGCGGCAGCCCTGCTGCCCGAGGCCGCTCCAGAAACGGAGGCCGACAGCCCGCCGGCGCGCTCCGGTTTTCAGTGGCCGAGCCGCGTGGTGCTGGCCCTGGGGGTGGTGGCGTTCTGCTGTATGCTCGGCGAAGGCGCCATGGCCGACTGGAGCACTATCTACCTGGTGCAGGACACCCATGCCAGCCCGGCCCTGGCGCCGCTGGGTTACGCTGCTTTTTCCTTTACGATGGCTCTGGGCCGCATCTGCGGCGACTGGCTCGGCGTGCAGGTCGGGCAACAACGGTTGGTGGTCGTGGGGGGCTTGCTGGCACTGGCGGGGCTGCTGGGCTTGCTGCTGGTGCCGCTGACGGCGGTAGGCATCGGGGGCCTGTTTCTCATTGGCCTGGGCTTGTCAACCGTCATTCCGACCGTGTTCAGCGCTACCGGTCAGCAGCACAACATGGCCCCGGGCCTCGCCCTGAGTATGGTGTCGACTATTGGCTACGGCGGTTTTCTGCTGGGTCCGCCGCTTATCGGCTGGCTGGCCGACCTGCTCACGCTCCGGCTGGCGCTGGGAGTGGTAGCGGGCCTTTTCGTGGTGATGGTAGCCTTGGCCCTGGCCCTGCCGCTGGTAGCTCCCCACCGGAAGCTGGCCGGCCTTGGCAGTCACTAG
- a CDS encoding helix-turn-helix domain-containing protein, translated as MKLEFEPIQPSAGSSFTLLHYTEAQEGGILWHYHPEYELLYIPQGSGRRHIGQHVSRYEGGELLFMGPNLPHLSFSHEQKGPFEQIVLQLRADFLGDAFLKRPELAAVQHLFVRSAQGLSFGPETREIVGEALRQMLGQPASRRLLTLLQLLYQLAEAPDVTELHAEMGGSGAQVKEQKRLGRIYQYIQEHFAEPIGVQELADVAHLSVPAFCRYFKKMTSQTLTNFLQEYRISHAQLLLLEDMPITEVSYASGFNNLSHFNRTFRRVTGLTPSAYREQKAG; from the coding sequence ATGAAGTTAGAGTTTGAACCCATTCAGCCCTCCGCCGGCAGCTCGTTTACGCTGCTGCACTACACCGAAGCCCAGGAAGGCGGTATTCTCTGGCACTACCACCCCGAATACGAGCTGCTCTACATTCCGCAGGGCAGCGGGCGGCGGCACATCGGGCAGCATGTGTCGCGCTACGAAGGCGGCGAGCTGCTGTTTATGGGGCCCAACCTGCCGCACCTGAGCTTCAGCCACGAGCAGAAAGGACCGTTCGAGCAGATCGTGCTGCAGCTGCGGGCCGACTTTCTGGGCGACGCTTTTCTGAAGCGGCCCGAGCTGGCGGCCGTGCAGCACCTGTTCGTGCGCTCGGCGCAGGGCCTTTCCTTCGGACCCGAAACCCGGGAAATAGTGGGCGAGGCCCTGCGCCAGATGCTGGGCCAGCCGGCCTCGCGCCGCCTGCTCACGCTGCTGCAGCTGCTCTACCAGCTGGCCGAGGCCCCCGACGTGACGGAGCTGCACGCGGAAATGGGCGGCTCCGGGGCCCAGGTGAAAGAGCAGAAACGGCTGGGGCGCATCTACCAGTACATTCAGGAGCACTTCGCCGAGCCTATCGGCGTGCAGGAGCTGGCCGACGTGGCTCACCTGTCGGTGCCGGCCTTCTGCCGCTACTTCAAGAAGATGACCAGCCAGACGCTCACCAACTTCCTGCAGGAATACCGCATCAGCCACGCCCAGCTGCTGCTGCTGGAAGACATGCCCATTACGGAGGTCAGCTACGCCAGCGGCTTCAACAACCTGTCGCACTTCAACCGCACGTTCCGCCGCGTTACGGGCCTGACGCCCTCGGCCTACCGGGAGCAGAAAGCGGGCTAA
- a CDS encoding class I SAM-dependent methyltransferase, with amino-acid sequence MLVTTKTIPQVQSIPKPGGSLLAPPHTTLLTALQLFEAEAAAPRSALDLGCGSGADTLELLNRHWHVVAVDSAPEALATVLTQAPVRCMARLTTKLTAFEDLQASQLPPFDLVNASFSLPYCAAAHFGQLWTEVRQMIRRNGRFCGHFLGLSDDANKASGMSLHSLPDVFALFAGFEVEMLNGVETDKAQSDGSVKHSHVISVVARKK; translated from the coding sequence ATGTTGGTCACTACCAAAACCATCCCTCAGGTACAGTCGATACCCAAGCCCGGAGGCAGTCTGCTGGCCCCGCCCCACACAACCCTTCTGACCGCATTGCAGCTGTTCGAAGCGGAGGCGGCTGCGCCCAGGTCAGCACTGGACCTGGGCTGCGGCTCCGGTGCTGACACGCTGGAGCTGCTGAACCGTCATTGGCACGTGGTAGCCGTTGACTCGGCCCCCGAAGCGCTGGCTACGGTGCTCACACAAGCGCCCGTGCGCTGCATGGCCCGGCTCACAACTAAGCTGACTGCTTTTGAGGACTTACAGGCTTCGCAGCTTCCCCCATTTGACCTGGTGAACGCCAGCTTCAGTTTGCCCTATTGCGCCGCCGCTCACTTCGGGCAGCTCTGGACCGAGGTGCGACAAATGATTCGGCGCAACGGCCGGTTCTGTGGTCACTTTTTGGGCCTGAGCGACGACGCGAACAAAGCATCAGGCATGTCGCTCCATTCTCTGCCCGACGTGTTTGCCTTATTCGCCGGCTTCGAGGTAGAGATGCTCAACGGGGTCGAAACCGATAAGGCCCAATCCGATGGCAGCGTGAAGCACAGCCACGTTATTTCCGTTGTTGCCCGTAAGAAGTAA
- the aspA gene encoding aspartate ammonia-lyase: MTDFRLEHDFLGERSIPNELYYGIQTLRALENFDITGIPLRTEPLFVQALAYVKKAAALANRDLGVLDPAIANHIAAACDKVARGEFDDQFTTDMIQGGAGTSVNMNANEVIANVALELMGHQKGQYEFCHPNNHVNCSQSTNDAYPTAFRIALSNKLVGYAQTLGKLADAFAQKGEEFRNVLKMGRTQLQDAVPMSMGDEFRAFATNLREELLRIEDSRRLISEINMGATAIGTRVNAPEGYAELVTRHLRDITGLELVLAGDLIEATYDTGAYVQLSGVLKRTAVKLSKICNDLRLLSSGPRTGINEINLPPLQPGSSIMPGKVNPVVPEVVNQTAFYVIGADLTVTMAAEAGQLQLNVMEPVISFALFTSISYMTRACHTLREKCVLGITANAQHAENLVRNSIGIVTQLNPVLGYETSAEIAKEALRTGKSVHDVAVTERGLLTQAKWDEIFTYENLIRPQFIQ, translated from the coding sequence ATGACAGACTTCCGGCTTGAGCACGACTTCCTTGGCGAACGGTCGATTCCCAATGAGCTGTACTATGGTATTCAGACGCTGCGGGCGCTGGAGAACTTCGACATCACGGGCATTCCGCTGCGCACCGAGCCGCTGTTCGTGCAGGCGCTGGCCTACGTGAAAAAGGCCGCTGCCCTAGCCAACCGCGACTTGGGCGTGCTCGACCCGGCTATTGCCAACCACATTGCCGCCGCCTGCGACAAAGTGGCCCGGGGTGAGTTCGACGACCAGTTCACGACCGACATGATTCAGGGCGGGGCCGGCACGTCGGTGAACATGAACGCCAACGAGGTTATTGCCAACGTAGCCCTGGAGCTGATGGGCCACCAGAAGGGCCAGTACGAGTTTTGCCACCCCAACAACCACGTCAACTGCTCGCAGTCGACGAATGACGCCTATCCCACGGCCTTTCGTATTGCCTTGAGCAACAAGCTGGTGGGCTACGCGCAGACGTTGGGGAAGCTAGCCGACGCCTTTGCCCAGAAAGGGGAGGAGTTCCGCAACGTGCTCAAGATGGGCCGCACCCAGCTGCAGGATGCCGTGCCGATGAGCATGGGCGACGAGTTCCGGGCCTTTGCCACCAACCTGCGCGAAGAACTGCTGCGCATCGAGGACTCGCGCCGCCTGATCAGTGAAATCAACATGGGTGCAACGGCCATTGGCACGCGGGTAAACGCCCCGGAAGGCTACGCCGAGCTGGTTACGCGGCACCTGCGCGACATCACCGGCCTGGAGCTGGTCCTGGCCGGCGACCTGATTGAGGCCACCTACGACACGGGCGCCTACGTGCAGCTCTCGGGGGTGCTGAAGCGCACGGCCGTGAAGCTGTCCAAGATCTGCAACGACCTGCGCCTGCTTTCCTCCGGCCCGCGCACCGGCATCAACGAAATTAATCTGCCGCCGCTGCAGCCGGGCTCCAGCATCATGCCGGGCAAGGTCAACCCGGTGGTGCCCGAGGTCGTCAACCAGACGGCGTTCTACGTCATCGGGGCCGACCTGACGGTGACGATGGCCGCCGAAGCGGGTCAGTTGCAGCTCAACGTGATGGAACCGGTTATTTCCTTCGCGCTCTTCACCTCCATTTCCTACATGACCCGGGCCTGCCATACCCTGCGCGAGAAGTGCGTACTGGGCATTACGGCCAACGCCCAGCACGCCGAAAACCTGGTGCGCAACAGCATTGGCATCGTAACGCAGCTAAACCCGGTGCTGGGCTACGAAACCAGCGCCGAAATTGCCAAGGAAGCCCTGCGCACCGGTAAATCGGTGCACGACGTGGCCGTGACCGAGCGGGGCTTGCTCACGCAGGCCAAGTGGGATGAAATCTTCACCTACGAAAACCTGATCCGGCCGCAGTTTATCCAATAG
- a CDS encoding M48 family metalloprotease: protein MPALFVYLLQANAALLLFVLAYYALLRPLTFYRLNRFFLLVALLLAAVCPLIEVAGLGFAAQYLPPLPAAAVATWHSVVPPAPLAAAATSACWQWLTIGYWMGAAGLLGRLGLQLLALRRLHRRSRPAVVAGLAVRQTTAPGSAFSFWQTIYLNPVHYPPADLPTVVRHEQVHVQQWHTLDTLLGQLAVAGAWLNPGAWLLRRAIQENLEFLTDQYLLQTGFDSREYQYSLLRASALASGHRLGNHFHFLTLKTRILMMNKQQSSRLHLARYALLAPLALGLSLAFAGPKTALAPPPAALAQAALPTEAVYYIDGKPATKAAVEQLDPNSIAGMNALKGENVGKVLGNTKATEAILIITKNHENATEVVALNRKLNALVDPAGKLLLVGDKEVSLAEFRPLLAAETRQVTALSAQDARQRFGERGRNGAVLIAAKP, encoded by the coding sequence ATGCCGGCGCTGTTTGTATATCTGCTGCAGGCCAATGCGGCGCTGCTGCTGTTTGTGCTGGCCTATTACGCCCTGTTGCGGCCCCTCACGTTTTATCGGCTCAACCGCTTTTTTCTGCTGGTCGCGCTGCTGCTGGCCGCCGTTTGCCCGCTGATTGAGGTGGCCGGGCTGGGCTTCGCGGCGCAGTATCTGCCGCCGCTGCCTGCGGCCGCCGTGGCTACCTGGCACAGCGTGGTGCCGCCCGCGCCACTCGCCGCCGCTGCCACTTCCGCCTGTTGGCAGTGGCTGACTATCGGCTACTGGATGGGTGCGGCGGGGCTGCTGGGCCGGCTGGGACTGCAGCTGCTGGCGTTGCGGCGGCTGCACCGCCGCAGCCGGCCGGCCGTGGTGGCCGGGCTGGCGGTGCGCCAGACGACGGCGCCGGGTAGTGCTTTTTCCTTCTGGCAAACCATCTACCTCAACCCCGTCCACTACCCGCCCGCCGACCTGCCGACGGTAGTGCGCCACGAGCAAGTACATGTGCAGCAATGGCATACGCTCGATACGCTGCTGGGTCAGCTGGCCGTAGCGGGTGCGTGGCTCAACCCCGGCGCGTGGCTGCTGCGCCGGGCCATCCAGGAAAACCTGGAGTTTCTCACCGACCAATACCTGCTCCAAACCGGCTTCGACAGCCGGGAATATCAATATAGTCTGCTGCGGGCCAGTGCACTGGCTTCGGGGCACAGGCTGGGCAACCATTTCCATTTTCTCACCCTCAAAACCCGCATTCTGATGATGAACAAGCAACAATCGTCGCGGCTGCACCTGGCCAGGTACGCGCTGCTGGCCCCGCTGGCCCTGGGCCTGAGCCTGGCTTTTGCCGGCCCCAAAACCGCGCTTGCGCCGCCCCCGGCGGCCCTTGCGCAGGCGGCTTTGCCCACCGAGGCCGTGTATTACATTGATGGCAAGCCCGCTACCAAGGCCGCCGTCGAGCAGCTCGACCCCAACAGCATTGCCGGCATGAATGCGCTGAAAGGCGAAAACGTGGGCAAGGTGCTGGGCAACACCAAGGCGACGGAAGCCATTCTGATTATCACCAAAAACCACGAAAACGCCACCGAAGTGGTGGCCCTCAACCGCAAGCTCAACGCCTTAGTAGACCCCGCCGGCAAGCTGCTGCTCGTGGGCGACAAGGAAGTGAGCCTGGCTGAATTCCGGCCCTTGCTGGCCGCCGAAACCCGGCAGGTAACGGCGCTGAGTGCCCAGGATGCTCGCCAGCGGTTCGGCGAGCGGGGCCGGAACGGAGCCGTCCTTATTGCCGCCAAACCCTAG
- a CDS encoding BlaI/MecI/CopY family transcriptional regulator — protein MERLTQPEEEAMQVLWKLDGGFTKDVLELLPEPRPPYTTLASTIRNLERKGYLRAEKLGNSFRYTPLIPAADYRQRFMSAFVGDYFRNSYKELVTFFAQEQKISAAELQDIIALIEKGKAE, from the coding sequence ATGGAGCGACTCACCCAACCCGAAGAAGAAGCTATGCAGGTGCTGTGGAAGCTGGACGGCGGCTTTACCAAAGACGTGCTGGAGTTGCTGCCCGAGCCCCGGCCGCCCTACACCACGCTGGCGTCTACCATTCGCAACCTGGAGCGCAAGGGCTACCTGCGGGCCGAAAAGCTCGGCAATTCCTTCCGCTACACGCCCCTGATACCGGCCGCCGACTACCGACAGCGGTTCATGTCGGCCTTCGTGGGCGACTATTTCCGCAACTCCTATAAAGAGCTGGTGACGTTTTTTGCCCAGGAGCAGAAAATCAGCGCGGCGGAATTGCAGGATATCATTGCCCTAATCGAAAAGGGCAAAGCCGAGTAA
- a CDS encoding alpha/beta fold hydrolase — protein sequence MPAKRYHTIFTTWLCGLLLAFCVAQGAVAQQKTLTNGTPAITTTDGVKLYTKIAGKGLPCVLVHGGPGAGSYGLEALAGTTLEQNFQMIYLDQRGSGRSASAPDKNYVIERLVQDLEDVRQQLHLEKWVVMSHSFGGIIATAYAAKYPSRVQGLVLVNSILNLPASMESTATNGYQLLPAATRPPMDPSAPLPQRFGMVMSLLGQQGLMNRFMYANDSTPARLNRAMRGVPANRDFATTLFQGPAIQGYVQDLTPATATLTVPVLVVSGQDDYMVGPDHYKAFRFPNQQVAVVPGRHYALIESPTEFSRAVAAFVKKLPRKS from the coding sequence ATGCCTGCTAAACGCTACCACACCATTTTCACCACCTGGCTTTGCGGCTTGCTATTGGCCTTTTGCGTGGCCCAAGGTGCTGTTGCCCAGCAAAAAACCCTGACCAACGGCACGCCGGCCATTACGACGACCGACGGCGTGAAGCTGTATACCAAAATAGCCGGCAAAGGCCTGCCCTGCGTGCTGGTGCACGGCGGCCCCGGCGCGGGCAGCTACGGCCTGGAAGCCCTGGCCGGCACCACGCTGGAGCAGAATTTCCAGATGATCTATCTGGATCAGCGCGGCAGTGGCCGCTCGGCGTCGGCCCCGGATAAAAACTACGTGATTGAGCGCCTGGTGCAGGATCTGGAGGACGTGCGCCAGCAGCTGCACCTGGAAAAATGGGTGGTGATGTCGCACTCGTTCGGCGGCATTATTGCCACGGCCTACGCCGCCAAATACCCGTCGCGCGTGCAAGGCTTGGTGCTGGTCAACAGCATTCTGAACCTACCGGCCTCGATGGAAAGTACCGCCACCAACGGCTACCAGTTGCTGCCCGCGGCCACGCGCCCCCCGATGGACCCCAGCGCCCCGTTACCCCAGCGCTTCGGCATGGTGATGAGTCTGCTGGGCCAGCAGGGCCTGATGAACCGGTTTATGTATGCCAACGACTCAACACCAGCCCGCCTGAACCGCGCCATGCGGGGCGTGCCCGCCAACCGGGATTTTGCCACCACGCTGTTCCAGGGGCCGGCCATTCAGGGCTACGTGCAGGATCTGACGCCCGCCACCGCCACGCTCACGGTGCCGGTGCTTGTGGTATCGGGCCAGGATGATTACATGGTTGGCCCCGACCACTACAAGGCCTTCCGCTTCCCCAACCAGCAGGTGGCCGTGGTGCCCGGCCGCCACTACGCCCTCATCGAAAGCCCCACGGAATTCAGTCGGGCGGTGGCGGCCTTCGTAAAGAAGCTGCCGCGCAAGTCGTAA